A genomic region of Roseateles amylovorans contains the following coding sequences:
- a CDS encoding VOC family protein, translating to MRSLFHLAYHVRDLDAARAFYTGVLGCAEGRSTETWVDFDFFGHQISLHLGEPFATTLTGRVGDHLVPMPHLGLVLAMPDWQALADRLVSLGQTFVLPPSIRFKGQPGEQATLFLLDPSGNPIEIKGFASQDGVFEA from the coding sequence ATGCGATCGCTGTTTCATCTGGCCTATCACGTGCGCGACCTGGATGCTGCGCGCGCCTTCTACACCGGCGTGCTCGGATGTGCCGAGGGGCGCAGCACCGAGACCTGGGTCGACTTCGATTTCTTCGGCCACCAGATCTCGCTGCACCTGGGCGAGCCGTTCGCGACCACGCTCACCGGCCGGGTCGGCGACCATCTGGTGCCGATGCCGCACCTCGGCCTGGTGCTGGCCATGCCGGACTGGCAGGCGCTGGCCGACCGGCTGGTGAGCCTGGGCCAGACTTTTGTCCTGCCGCCGAGCATCCGCTTCAAGGGCCAGCCGGGCGAGCAGGCCACGCTGTTCCTGCTGGACCCGTCGGGCAATCCGATCGAGATCAAGGGCTTCGCTTCCCAGGACGGTGTGTTCGAGGCCTGA
- a CDS encoding excinuclease ABC subunit UvrA: MASSPSTGATASSASPGQGFVRVRGAREHNLRDVDVDIPRDALVVFSGVSGSGKSSLAFGTIYAEAQRRYFESVAPYARRLIDQVGVPAVGSIDGLPPAVALQQQRGTPSARSSVGSVTALSSLLRMLYSRAGRYPAKQPMLYAEDFSPNTPQGACPHCHGLGRVYEVTEASMVPDDSLTIRERAVAAWPPAWHGQNLRDILVTLGIDVDKPWRELPRKTRDWILFTDEQPTAPVYAGFTPEETRDAVRRKMEPSYQGTFSSARRYVLHTFATTQSALMKRRVSRYMVGGLCPVCDGKRLKREALSVTYGGLDIGALSQLPLERLADTLVQADTAKLSEEKRLAAQRLVEDVLMRLRPLLALGLGHLSLERSTPSVSPGELQRLRLATQICSNLFGVVYVLDEPSAGLHPADGESLLTALRQLKASGNSVFVVEHDLSLMREADWLVDVGPDAGERGGRVLYSGPPDGLRAVTDSRTAAYLFEAPRALRPSPREPRGWLTLTGIRQNNLEGLDAAFPLGVFTAVTGVSGSGKSTLVSRALVELVGRHLGHEPTRDDAEEDPAEAEALPETLGRITGGIDDIRRLVQVDQKPIGRTPRSNLATYTGLFDQVRRLFAATPAAKSRRFDAGRFSFNVAKGRCETCEGEGFVSVELLFMPSVYAPCPSCHGARYNEATLKVRYRDRTIADVLGMTVDTAAAFFADEPSLARPLSLLQGIGLGYLRLGQPATELSGGEAQRIKLVTELQRTQRGHTLYVLDEPTTGLHPSDVDRLMVQLQGLVEAGHTVVVVEHEMRIVAGSDWVIDMGPGAGGAGGRIVAAGTPAALARDRASRTAPYLAQVLKGEAGR, encoded by the coding sequence GTGGCTTCATCCCCCTCGACAGGTGCCACAGCCTCATCCGCCTCACCCGGCCAGGGCTTCGTGCGGGTGCGTGGCGCCCGGGAGCACAACCTCAGGGACGTCGATGTGGACATTCCGCGCGACGCCCTGGTGGTGTTCAGCGGCGTCTCCGGCTCCGGCAAGTCGTCCCTGGCGTTCGGCACGATCTACGCGGAGGCGCAGCGCCGCTACTTCGAATCGGTGGCGCCGTATGCACGGCGGCTGATCGATCAGGTCGGCGTGCCGGCGGTCGGCTCGATCGACGGCCTGCCGCCGGCGGTGGCCCTGCAGCAGCAGCGCGGCACGCCCAGCGCCCGGTCCTCGGTGGGCAGCGTGACCGCGCTCTCCTCCCTGCTGCGGATGCTCTATTCGCGCGCCGGCCGTTATCCTGCCAAGCAGCCCATGCTGTATGCGGAGGACTTTTCGCCCAACACGCCGCAGGGCGCCTGTCCGCACTGCCACGGGCTGGGCCGGGTCTATGAGGTCACCGAAGCGTCGATGGTGCCGGACGATTCGCTCACCATCCGCGAGCGCGCGGTCGCTGCCTGGCCGCCGGCCTGGCACGGCCAGAACCTCCGCGACATCCTGGTCACCCTGGGCATCGATGTTGACAAGCCCTGGCGCGAGCTGCCGCGCAAGACGCGCGACTGGATCCTGTTCACCGACGAGCAACCCACCGCGCCGGTTTATGCCGGATTCACGCCTGAGGAGACGCGGGACGCCGTGCGCCGCAAGATGGAGCCGAGCTATCAGGGCACCTTCAGCAGCGCGCGCCGCTATGTGCTGCACACCTTTGCCACCACCCAGAGCGCGCTGATGAAGCGCCGGGTGTCGCGCTACATGGTCGGCGGCCTGTGCCCGGTCTGCGATGGCAAGCGGCTCAAGCGCGAGGCGCTGTCGGTGACCTACGGCGGCCTGGACATCGGGGCGCTGTCCCAACTGCCGCTGGAGCGGCTCGCCGACACGCTGGTGCAGGCGGACACGGCGAAGCTGTCGGAAGAGAAGCGCCTGGCCGCGCAACGGCTGGTGGAGGACGTGCTGATGCGGCTGCGTCCGCTGCTGGCCTTGGGGCTGGGCCATCTGTCGCTGGAGCGCAGCACGCCATCGGTCTCGCCCGGCGAGTTGCAGCGGCTGCGCCTGGCCACGCAGATTTGCAGCAATCTCTTCGGCGTCGTTTATGTGCTGGACGAACCCTCGGCCGGCCTGCACCCGGCGGACGGCGAATCGCTGCTCACCGCATTGCGCCAGCTCAAGGCCTCCGGCAACTCGGTCTTCGTGGTGGAGCACGACCTCAGCCTGATGCGCGAGGCGGACTGGCTGGTCGATGTCGGCCCGGATGCCGGCGAACGGGGCGGGCGGGTGCTCTACAGCGGCCCGCCCGACGGATTGCGGGCGGTGACGGATTCCCGCACCGCCGCCTACCTCTTCGAGGCGCCGCGGGCATTGCGTCCGTCGCCGCGCGAGCCTCGCGGCTGGCTCACCCTCACCGGCATCCGCCAGAACAACCTGGAGGGGTTGGACGCCGCCTTCCCGCTGGGCGTGTTCACCGCGGTGACCGGCGTGTCCGGCTCCGGCAAGTCGACCCTGGTCAGCCGCGCGCTGGTCGAGCTGGTGGGTCGGCACCTCGGCCATGAGCCGACGAGGGACGACGCCGAGGAGGATCCGGCCGAGGCCGAGGCACTGCCCGAGACCCTGGGCCGGATCACCGGCGGCATCGACGACATCCGACGGCTGGTGCAGGTCGACCAGAAGCCGATCGGCCGCACGCCGCGCTCCAACCTGGCGACCTACACCGGGTTGTTCGATCAGGTGCGCCGGCTCTTTGCCGCAACGCCAGCGGCGAAGTCGCGTCGCTTCGATGCGGGTCGGTTCTCCTTCAATGTCGCCAAAGGACGCTGCGAGACCTGCGAAGGCGAAGGCTTCGTGAGCGTGGAGCTGTTGTTCATGCCCAGCGTCTATGCACCCTGTCCCAGCTGCCACGGTGCGCGCTACAACGAGGCCACGCTGAAGGTGCGCTATCGCGACCGCACGATCGCCGACGTGCTCGGCATGACGGTGGACACCGCCGCCGCGTTCTTCGCCGATGAGCCGTCGCTGGCCCGACCGCTGTCCCTGCTGCAGGGCATCGGCCTGGGCTACCTGCGGCTGGGGCAACCGGCCACCGAGTTGTCCGGCGGCGAGGCGCAGCGCATCAAGCTGGTCACCGAGCTGCAGCGCACCCAGCGCGGCCACACCCTGTATGTGCTGGATGAACCGACCACCGGGCTGCATCCCTCCGATGTCGACCGATTGATGGTGCAACTGCAAGGGCTGGTGGAGGCGGGCCACACGGTGGTGGTGGTGGAGCACGAGATGCGCATCGTGGCGGGCAGCGATTGGGTGATCGACATGGGGCCGGGCGCGGGCGGCGCGGGCGGTCGCATCGTCGCGGCGGGGACGCCGGCGGCACTGGCCCGTGATCGCGCTTCGCGCACCGCACCGTACCTGGCGCAGGTGCTGAAGGGCGAGGCCGGGCGTTGA
- a CDS encoding DUF3772 domain-containing protein, producing MDEVQIDSVERPEGLPNLPCVHRAERSAASRPTPPAPSLRARWACLTESGPRLAGRWLIALAAAVMSVAAPAQGTSASATPATSRTTTTEAPPAEVDPAKLLDSARRDMDAIRSLQDDTLDDAATLQLRKRALSAQTRAEEAASALEPELADVKARLTQIGEPADGVKESPEVAAQRAQLMRNISTLDSQIKLARLLALEAEQAAATALENRRMQFSARLGERAPSVLGSRFWQALADDGDDDLQRLRTLGGELGERFAAVTPSTWLLLAGAAVVWVLAHLGLRRLLAHLSATRLPSGRLRRSLHATGVVMLWTLSAGLLAHGVALALTAGPGPAPRLADWLDSVEAILWFGAFVGALGTALLMPRKPSWRLPPVPDLTATRLAWFPQTLAATVVVGWVSVRSVATLDASVSFSWAVNGLSTLTHLGVLALALSQAQRRTTPRPGGDSRSDGHGEGHGNTGAGSHNGAQGDAHGAASARPLWLSVLRAGAWIALAASALAVLSGFVALGTFIMNQLVWGLIVLSTAYLLTALVDDLFMSLLAPTAKSSSPEEAAAEDASAAPAKPRTREQTAVLLSAVCRVMVGVFALVLLLAPYGEGPVELFRRAGRLHEGLSIGELSLRPMALLQGALIMLLGFGAVRLLKTWLAQRYMPTTRMDAGMRMSVTTLFGYIGAVAVIAVTMSALGVGLERVAWVASALSVGIGFGLQAVVQNFVSGLILLAERPVKVGDWVSLSGVEGDIRRINVRATEIQMGDRSTVIVPNSEFITKIVRNVTYGDSLGMVQFKLPMPLSSDTARARALLLEAFTSHPGVLSSPPPSVQLDGIDGTNFVLNATGFVNSPRAAYAVKSDLLLDVLTRLRAAGLLPTQPVAG from the coding sequence ATGGACGAGGTTCAAATCGACAGCGTGGAACGGCCGGAGGGCCTGCCCAACCTGCCCTGCGTGCACCGCGCGGAACGGTCGGCAGCATCACGTCCGACCCCACCGGCCCCCTCGCTCCGGGCGCGATGGGCCTGCCTCACCGAAAGCGGCCCACGCCTGGCCGGTCGATGGCTGATCGCTCTCGCGGCGGCCGTGATGTCCGTGGCTGCACCGGCGCAGGGGACGTCGGCCTCCGCCACGCCCGCCACCTCGCGGACCACCACCACCGAAGCACCGCCGGCCGAGGTCGATCCGGCCAAGTTGCTGGATTCGGCCCGCCGCGACATGGACGCCATTCGCAGCCTGCAGGACGACACGCTGGACGACGCGGCCACGCTGCAGCTGCGCAAGCGGGCGCTGTCGGCGCAGACGCGGGCGGAAGAGGCGGCGTCCGCGCTGGAGCCCGAGCTGGCCGATGTGAAGGCGCGGCTGACCCAGATCGGCGAGCCGGCCGACGGCGTCAAGGAATCGCCCGAGGTGGCCGCCCAGCGGGCGCAGCTGATGCGCAACATCTCCACCCTGGATTCGCAGATCAAGCTGGCCCGCCTGCTGGCGCTGGAAGCCGAACAGGCGGCGGCCACGGCGCTGGAGAACCGCCGCATGCAGTTCAGCGCGCGGCTGGGAGAGCGGGCGCCGTCCGTGTTGGGCTCGCGCTTCTGGCAGGCGCTGGCCGACGACGGTGACGATGACCTTCAACGGCTGCGCACCCTGGGCGGCGAACTGGGCGAGCGATTTGCGGCGGTCACTCCGAGCACCTGGCTGCTGCTGGCTGGAGCCGCCGTCGTCTGGGTGCTCGCCCATCTGGGTCTGCGCCGGTTGCTGGCGCACCTCAGCGCGACGCGGCTGCCGTCCGGCCGGCTTCGGCGCTCGCTGCATGCCACCGGCGTCGTGATGCTGTGGACACTCAGCGCCGGCCTGCTGGCTCACGGGGTGGCGCTTGCCCTGACCGCCGGACCCGGCCCGGCACCGAGGCTGGCGGACTGGCTGGACAGCGTGGAGGCCATCCTCTGGTTCGGCGCCTTTGTCGGCGCGCTGGGCACCGCCTTGTTGATGCCGCGCAAGCCGTCGTGGCGGCTGCCGCCGGTGCCGGACCTGACCGCCACCCGGCTGGCCTGGTTCCCGCAGACGCTGGCTGCCACCGTGGTGGTGGGCTGGGTGTCGGTGCGGTCGGTGGCGACGCTGGATGCCAGCGTCTCGTTCTCCTGGGCGGTCAACGGGCTGTCGACGCTGACGCACCTGGGCGTGCTCGCCTTGGCGCTGTCCCAGGCCCAGCGCCGGACCACGCCGCGCCCCGGTGGGGACAGCCGCAGCGATGGTCACGGCGAAGGTCACGGCAACACCGGTGCGGGATCTCACAACGGCGCGCAGGGTGATGCGCACGGCGCGGCATCGGCTCGTCCGCTGTGGCTGTCGGTGCTGCGTGCGGGCGCCTGGATCGCGCTGGCGGCGTCCGCGCTGGCGGTGTTGTCGGGCTTTGTGGCGCTGGGCACCTTCATCATGAACCAGCTGGTCTGGGGACTGATCGTGCTGAGCACGGCCTACCTGCTGACCGCGCTGGTGGACGACCTCTTCATGTCGCTGCTCGCGCCGACCGCCAAGTCGAGCTCGCCCGAGGAAGCCGCCGCCGAGGACGCGAGCGCCGCCCCGGCCAAACCCCGCACGCGCGAACAGACCGCGGTGCTGCTGTCGGCCGTCTGCCGGGTGATGGTGGGCGTATTCGCCTTGGTGCTGCTGCTGGCGCCCTATGGGGAAGGTCCGGTGGAGCTGTTCCGTCGGGCGGGCCGGCTGCATGAAGGCCTGTCCATCGGTGAACTGAGCCTGCGCCCGATGGCGCTGCTGCAAGGCGCGCTGATCATGCTGCTCGGTTTCGGCGCGGTGCGGCTGCTCAAGACCTGGCTGGCCCAGCGCTACATGCCCACCACCCGCATGGATGCGGGCATGCGGATGTCGGTGACCACGCTGTTCGGCTACATCGGCGCCGTGGCGGTGATCGCGGTGACGATGTCGGCGCTGGGCGTCGGCCTGGAGCGGGTGGCCTGGGTCGCGAGCGCGCTGTCGGTGGGCATCGGTTTCGGCCTGCAGGCGGTGGTGCAGAACTTCGTGTCGGGGCTGATCCTGCTGGCGGAGCGGCCGGTGAAGGTGGGGGATTGGGTGTCGCTGTCCGGCGTGGAGGGGGACATCCGCCGCATCAATGTGCGGGCCACCGAGATCCAGATGGGCGACCGCTCCACGGTGATCGTGCCGAACTCGGAGTTCATCACCAAGATCGTCCGCAATGTGACCTACGGCGACTCGCTGGGCATGGTGCAGTTCAAGCTGCCGATGCCGCTGTCCAGCGACACCGCCCGCGCGCGTGCCCTGCTGCTGGAGGCGTTCACCTCCCATCCGGGCGTGCTGTCGTCGCCACCGCCGAGCGTGCAGCTCGACGGCATCGACGGCACCAATTTCGTCCTCAACGCCACCGGCTTCGTCAACTCGCCGCGAGCGGCCTATGCAGTGAAGAGCGACCTGCTGCTGGACGTGCTCACCCGGCTGCGCGCAGCGGGGCTGCTGCCGACGCAGCCGGTGGCGGGATGA
- a CDS encoding response regulator: MSDVIEVLVVDDHPLFRQGVVHSLGLDPEFRVVGETASGEEALAMAQSLLPHAVLLDISMPGWNGIQTAEKIAMACPATAIVMLTMSEDKDKLLAALKAGARGYVLKGVSARELTEVLRAAVDGEVYVSPSIAAEMLVSLTQRKAPDPLQELTDRERKILSLIGGGKTNREIGDALFLSEKTIKHYVTNILQKLQVRSRVEAALLASRHEAGGAGGAGGAD; the protein is encoded by the coding sequence ATGAGTGACGTGATTGAAGTCCTGGTGGTCGACGACCATCCCCTGTTCCGCCAAGGCGTGGTGCATTCGCTGGGGCTGGATCCCGAATTCCGCGTCGTGGGCGAGACCGCCTCCGGCGAAGAAGCGCTGGCCATGGCGCAATCGCTGCTGCCGCACGCGGTGCTGCTGGACATCAGCATGCCGGGCTGGAACGGCATCCAGACGGCCGAAAAGATCGCCATGGCCTGCCCCGCCACCGCGATCGTGATGCTGACCATGTCCGAGGACAAGGACAAGCTGCTGGCCGCGCTGAAGGCCGGCGCGCGCGGGTATGTGCTCAAGGGCGTCTCGGCCCGGGAACTCACCGAGGTGCTGCGCGCGGCGGTGGACGGCGAGGTCTATGTGTCCCCGTCGATCGCCGCGGAGATGCTGGTCTCGCTGACCCAGCGCAAGGCGCCGGACCCGCTGCAGGAACTGACCGATCGCGAACGCAAAATCCTGTCGCTCATCGGTGGCGGCAAGACCAATCGCGAAATTGGCGACGCGCTGTTCCTGTCAGAGAAGACCATCAAGCACTACGTCACCAACATCCTGCAGAAGCTGCAGGTGCGCAGCCGGGTGGAAGCCGCTTTGCTGGCGAGCCGGCACGAGGCGGGTGGCGCGGGTGGTGCGGGCGGCGCGGACTGA
- a CDS encoding sensor histidine kinase produces the protein MKSAPARLSLSQQFLLISFPILFATTLVIGWWVGRQVHESVVHRIGGDTALYVDGFIAPHLQHVNETGTLSDADRQALTALMADAEWARRIVALRIWRPDGMVLFTSDGEGAGKQLEIDEGLEAAAAGNIYSEVSIRRGKVQTDHGQPLERMIETYTPIHTSDRGRIGAVAEFYQLPDEVDREAGIAQRRSWLVVAGAMLATYLLLFIVVRRGSQTILAQQAELNGQIQRQTELNAQNLQLHARVRRAAEDAIVNHEALLQRVSANVHDGPCQDLGFALMRIKNLRDAGSASSGAASAEDLDRVADAVQSAMSDLRAISADLELPDIGPLPLDAIAARVVRDFLAKTRQPVSLHTDVPDGLAVHFRIKTTLYRLLQESLANTFRHAPGCDGQVRVTADARTVRIEVIDNGPGFAVDAALAKRRLGLSGMRQRVESLGGVFQVSSEIGRGTTIRVSLPLVGTEPTHE, from the coding sequence ATGAAATCTGCGCCTGCGCGCCTGTCGCTCTCGCAACAGTTCCTCCTCATCAGTTTTCCGATCCTCTTTGCAACGACCTTGGTCATCGGCTGGTGGGTCGGCCGGCAAGTGCATGAAAGCGTGGTGCACCGTATCGGCGGCGACACCGCGCTGTATGTGGACGGCTTCATCGCGCCGCACCTGCAGCATGTCAACGAGACCGGCACGCTCAGCGACGCCGACCGCCAAGCCCTCACCGCCCTGATGGCCGACGCTGAATGGGCCCGCCGCATCGTGGCGCTGCGCATCTGGCGACCCGACGGCATGGTGCTGTTCACCAGCGACGGCGAAGGCGCCGGCAAGCAGCTCGAGATCGACGAAGGGTTGGAGGCTGCGGCGGCAGGGAACATCTACTCGGAAGTCAGCATCCGCCGCGGCAAGGTGCAGACGGACCACGGTCAGCCGCTGGAGCGGATGATCGAGACCTACACCCCGATCCACACCTCTGACCGCGGCCGGATCGGCGCGGTGGCCGAGTTCTACCAACTGCCCGACGAGGTCGACCGCGAGGCCGGCATCGCGCAGCGGCGCAGCTGGCTGGTGGTGGCCGGCGCGATGCTCGCCACCTATTTGCTGCTGTTCATCGTGGTGCGGCGCGGCAGCCAGACCATCCTGGCGCAGCAGGCCGAGCTGAACGGCCAGATCCAGCGGCAGACCGAGCTCAATGCGCAAAACCTGCAATTGCATGCCCGGGTGCGGCGCGCCGCCGAAGATGCGATCGTCAACCACGAAGCGCTGCTGCAACGGGTCTCGGCCAATGTGCACGACGGCCCCTGCCAGGACCTGGGATTCGCGCTCATGCGGATCAAGAATCTGCGGGACGCCGGCAGCGCGTCGTCCGGTGCCGCCTCCGCCGAGGACCTGGACCGCGTGGCCGATGCGGTTCAATCGGCCATGAGCGATCTGCGGGCCATCTCGGCCGACCTGGAACTGCCCGACATCGGCCCGCTGCCACTGGACGCCATCGCCGCGCGGGTGGTGCGGGACTTCCTGGCCAAGACCCGCCAACCGGTGAGTCTGCACACCGACGTGCCAGACGGCCTGGCGGTGCATTTCCGAATCAAGACCACGCTCTACCGCTTGCTGCAGGAATCGCTGGCCAACACCTTCCGCCATGCCCCGGGCTGCGACGGGCAGGTGCGGGTGACGGCGGATGCCCGCACCGTGCGCATCGAGGTGATCGACAACGGACCGGGCTTCGCGGTGGACGCGGCGCTGGCCAAGCGTCGACTGGGCCTGAGCGGCATGCGCCAGCGAGTGGAGTCGCTGGGCGGCGTGTTCCAGGTGTCCAGCGAGATCGGGCGGGGGACGACCATCCGGGTCAGCCTGCCGCTGGTGGGAACGGAGCCAACGCATGAGTGA
- a CDS encoding hybrid sensor histidine kinase/response regulator — translation MPPPVVPGDPRVLTGLLAAIADSCGAQGCELLMDGNVVAQVRSTPQLSVTAGVDLSWDHARGLLQLLDTPARVMSGLEQAAFRGASMMLAAFLRHAAQLPQADSELSGKVQSALEYLNDALILISGAGVVEFVNSAFEQATGKSRSALVGRPFIDCLPSVAGSRFESEARLAATSRKAHTFEAFSDRLGKWFECRAFPCRDGLIILLIDITARKADEATRLNLEDKLVRAQRMESLGTLAGGIAHDFNNILAAILGHAGMAADDSPKVSPLREHMEQIRRAGLRARELVEKILVFARGGGEALSRLPLRPLVQEAADLLQATLPPSVRLSVTLDEEDCAATVGAAEVQQMVLNLCTNAWQAMPGGQGLIRLQLRCVTLTAPRVCTMGELVPTKYAELSVEDNGGGMSAEVQARLFEPFFTTKPRGQGTGLGLHVLKGIVGTHSGAIDVVSEAGHGTRFSVYLPVVETEGEPVSAAAVHEALQPGHGEPVAYVDDDPIVLMMVERLLAKAGFSVSAFASPEACLLALMATPAMFKVLVTDFNMPNMNGAELAEAVRALSPGLPIVVTTGYVSEDLSQAALRMGNMAILHKERSYEELAEVTARALQGFPDSRFGETGMAAL, via the coding sequence ATGCCTCCGCCCGTCGTCCCAGGCGACCCGCGCGTGCTCACCGGGCTGCTTGCTGCCATCGCAGATTCCTGCGGTGCGCAGGGCTGCGAGCTGCTCATGGACGGCAATGTGGTGGCCCAGGTGCGCAGCACGCCGCAACTGAGCGTCACGGCGGGGGTGGATCTGTCCTGGGACCATGCCCGCGGTCTGCTGCAGTTGCTCGACACCCCGGCGCGGGTGATGTCCGGTCTGGAGCAGGCGGCCTTCCGCGGCGCCTCGATGATGCTGGCCGCCTTCCTGCGTCATGCGGCGCAGTTGCCGCAGGCGGATTCGGAACTCAGTGGCAAGGTGCAATCGGCGCTGGAGTACCTGAACGATGCACTGATCCTGATCAGCGGGGCGGGCGTGGTGGAGTTCGTCAACTCCGCCTTCGAGCAGGCGACCGGCAAGTCCCGCTCGGCCCTGGTGGGTCGGCCCTTCATCGACTGTCTGCCCAGCGTGGCCGGCAGCAGGTTCGAATCCGAAGCTCGTCTGGCGGCGACCAGCCGCAAGGCCCACACCTTCGAGGCCTTCAGCGATCGACTCGGCAAGTGGTTTGAATGCCGCGCCTTTCCTTGCCGGGACGGGCTGATCATCCTGTTGATCGACATCACCGCCCGCAAGGCGGATGAGGCGACCCGTCTGAACCTCGAGGACAAGCTGGTCCGGGCGCAGCGCATGGAATCCCTGGGCACGCTGGCCGGCGGCATCGCGCACGACTTCAACAACATCCTGGCCGCGATCCTCGGTCACGCGGGCATGGCGGCGGATGACTCGCCCAAGGTTTCGCCGCTGCGCGAGCACATGGAACAGATCCGCCGGGCCGGCCTGCGGGCGCGGGAGTTGGTCGAAAAGATCCTGGTGTTCGCCCGCGGCGGCGGCGAGGCCCTGAGTCGGCTGCCGCTGCGGCCGTTGGTGCAGGAGGCGGCCGACCTGCTGCAGGCGACGCTGCCGCCCTCGGTGCGGCTGTCGGTGACGCTGGACGAGGAGGACTGCGCCGCCACCGTCGGTGCCGCCGAGGTGCAACAGATGGTGCTCAACCTTTGCACCAATGCCTGGCAGGCCATGCCGGGCGGCCAGGGGCTGATCCGGTTGCAGCTGCGGTGTGTGACGCTGACCGCACCGCGGGTCTGCACCATGGGGGAGCTGGTGCCCACGAAGTACGCCGAGCTGTCGGTGGAGGACAACGGCGGCGGCATGTCCGCCGAGGTGCAGGCGCGCCTGTTCGAGCCCTTCTTCACCACCAAGCCGCGCGGGCAGGGCACCGGCCTGGGGCTGCATGTGTTGAAGGGCATCGTCGGTACCCACAGCGGTGCCATCGACGTGGTGAGCGAGGCCGGGCACGGGACGCGGTTTTCGGTCTACCTGCCGGTGGTCGAGACGGAGGGCGAGCCGGTCAGCGCGGCTGCGGTGCATGAGGCGCTGCAGCCCGGTCACGGCGAACCCGTGGCCTATGTGGATGACGACCCGATCGTGCTGATGATGGTGGAGCGCCTGCTGGCCAAGGCGGGCTTCTCGGTCAGTGCGTTCGCTTCGCCGGAGGCCTGCCTGCTGGCGCTGATGGCCACGCCCGCGATGTTCAAGGTGCTGGTGACCGACTTCAACATGCCCAACATGAACGGGGCTGAGTTGGCCGAAGCAGTGCGGGCCCTGTCACCGGGCCTGCCCATCGTGGTGACCACCGGTTATGTCTCCGAGGACCTGTCGCAGGCGGCGCTTCGGATGGGCAACATGGCGATCCTTCACAAGGAACGCTCCTATGAGGAACTGGCCGAGGTCACCGCCCGCGCGCTGCAGGGCTTTCCGGACAGCCGGTTCGGGGAGACGGGGATGGCGGCGCTTTAG
- a CDS encoding LysR family transcriptional regulator, translating to MDRFDALQAFARVVEAGSFTKAAQTLHMSKTTVTQLVQQLEARLRVKLLNRTTRQVALTADGAAYYERVVRVLADLEDADTSLSSATALPRGRLRVDVPSPFARMILMPALPAFHARYPEIQLYMGVSDRMVDLIGDKVDAVVRGGALPDSSLMARRIGELRLDVYAAPSYLARVGMPSDPQALEQAPHHAVGFLSTRTGKVTPFRLQHGAEQIEVQARHVVAVDDGNAYLAAGLAGMGALWLPHYMAKGHVANGELVPLFPGWRVEPMPMHVAYPPNRHVSTKLRAFIDWVVELMAQHAPMAEDRGAVG from the coding sequence ATGGATCGTTTCGATGCGCTTCAGGCCTTTGCCCGGGTGGTGGAGGCCGGCAGCTTCACCAAGGCCGCGCAGACACTTCACATGAGCAAGACCACGGTGACCCAGCTTGTGCAGCAGCTGGAGGCGCGGCTGCGAGTCAAGCTGTTGAACCGGACCACCCGCCAGGTGGCCTTGACCGCCGATGGCGCGGCCTATTACGAGCGCGTGGTGCGGGTGCTGGCCGATCTGGAGGATGCCGACACCAGCCTGTCCAGCGCCACCGCCTTGCCGCGGGGCCGCTTGCGGGTGGATGTACCCAGCCCGTTCGCGCGGATGATCCTGATGCCGGCGCTGCCCGCTTTTCATGCGCGCTATCCGGAGATCCAGCTCTACATGGGCGTCAGCGATCGCATGGTCGATCTGATCGGTGACAAGGTCGATGCCGTGGTGCGCGGCGGCGCCTTGCCCGATTCATCGTTGATGGCGCGCCGCATCGGCGAACTGCGGTTGGATGTCTATGCGGCGCCGAGCTACCTGGCGCGCGTCGGCATGCCGTCGGACCCGCAGGCGCTGGAGCAGGCGCCGCACCATGCGGTCGGATTCCTGAGCACGCGCACCGGCAAGGTGACGCCGTTCCGTCTGCAGCACGGGGCGGAGCAGATCGAGGTCCAGGCGCGCCACGTGGTGGCGGTGGACGATGGCAACGCCTATCTGGCGGCCGGACTCGCGGGCATGGGGGCGCTCTGGCTGCCGCACTACATGGCGAAGGGGCATGTTGCGAACGGCGAGCTGGTGCCACTGTTCCCCGGCTGGCGGGTCGAGCCGATGCCGATGCATGTGGCCTATCCGCCGAACCGGCATGTCAGCACCAAGCTGCGGGCCTTCATCGATTGGGTGGTGGAACTGATGGCGCAGCATGCGCCGATGGCCGAAGACCGCGGGGCGGTCGGTTGA